The nucleotide window TCATCTGTCGTGAGATCTGCACAAAAAGCTTTTACACGACATTcgttatacaatttatttgactTTACAAAATCGATTGCACGTGGTGAAAAGTCGCATgcgtagaaataaaaatttgaaaaacctTCCTCTAATAATGGAAATATCATGTTTCCTACTCCACACCCCAGTTCTAGATATATGATTTGTTGCTCAGAGTCAAAATTGATTAACTCTTGAAACTCACGTGTTGTCCAATGCCGATCGCGAAAGAACTTTgtttcatttcttttataaaatatatcccaGTGCCTCTTAGCCTCCTTGTCGAGTTTCGCTGCTTTAGCTTCATGTATAATACGCGTATTTTGCGATTCAAGCCGCTTTATATCCTCATCAGTTAATTGCTTCAAGCGGTGATGAAATACATCGCCGTTGGGAGAAATATGTTCATCCGTTTCCATCTTGACGAGTACTTATTCGTTACGATGAAAACTAGTTTATTAGGCTCCGCATTGgtgttaacaatattaatttcggTCTATATCCGTATTTACCATTTggttaattaagaaatacggATTAATAAACAGACACAGCACTGCAGAAATCAGCTTGCAGACAACGCAACCATGAGCGCGGACGCTGTAGACAATAGTGAGTAGAGAGTAGAGACAGGAGACTATAGAGTTACAGACTTGAGTCTAGACTCTAGAGTTATAGACAAAAGACTAGACTACAGAGTACAGAGACCAAGCGCAGTGTTGCCAAATGTTCTTGGCGACATTCTCCTATGCTAATTTGATTTCCCCACCAAAATGCCTTTTGATGACTTGAGAAAGACCCTCCTCCGCCTATAATCATTCTTAGGGAACATGAGGCCTGAAATCTAGGTTACCATGAGAACAACCTAAAAGCCAATGGGACacttagtatatatttatttagtaaaaaagaaTGATTCAAAAccttcaaacaaaaaaatattgtgtagtGTTATAACTGaatgttaatatatacaatagcGAAAAAACTGTACTCGGCGTGTATTTGAAATGTccccaaaaaaaaaaccccAAATATTCGTTTCCCCTATTCGGTTTAAAAAGCCCTAATTTCGGGGAAAGTCCCTGATCTGGCATCACTGCCTAGCAGTTACAGATTAGTAGTCAGCAGCATAgagtaatatatgtataatcttATTTCGTAATGATAACTAAACCGAGGgatttatagataataaatacagCAAAAGCACGACATAGATTATATGGAATGCATCATCAACATGAACAGAGTACCACCATTTCCAACAGACAAAATAATCgactatgaataaaaaatcggTATGCACGCAGATCTAATTACAAAATTCTAcacaactatatatttttaagatattaatttgtttcacttttttattgaatatttggGAATAAAGTTATGTGATAAAAGCAATTAAAGCgacatcaaaaataaaattcgatagccaaattaaaattttatttaattaaactgaacATCTTGTCGAGCCAGTTCCAGCAACATAGGATCGTCGAAGAACTTGTTAATGGAGACATCTTCACTAAGCCCCTTACGTCTCCTTGTCTTTATCATGAATTCACGAGCCAAGTGAGTGGCTGGCTGGGGCTCCAAGGGtctgttaaaatttttaaaaaagtattttacaaaaatatcaactTTTCTTTTCCttaatcttataatataaaattcttgtgtcgcggtgtttgtgtttaaactcctccgaaacggcttgaccgattctcatgaaattttgtgtgcatattgggtatgtctgagaatcggacaagatctatttttcatccccctaagaGTAGTCCACCccccaaatatttttttaaatttttagataatttttaatttctttatgaaCTGTATCaatagcattaaaaaatacatacatggcaaaacgacgtttgccaggtcagctagtaataatatatgagAGAATAAATGAGAAACCTCTTTCAGGTGTGctaatgataaaataagaTAGATTTGAGACAACATAAAtctggaaatattttatatatattacggtataattttaattcttaaaaggaaaAACTTACCGTATAATTATACTCTTGTCCAATGGATCTCCAGGCACAATCTGCCAGTGATGAAAAACTTGCAGGCAGAAGGCCTGTCCCTGCGTGTGAGTACGTAAATCTGTCTCAAATCCGAACGAATCTATGGCTGGCACAAATGCCTTGATTGTATATAAAGGAGAACCAGGCACTGGTGCATCTTGAGTTACATGTcctaaataacatatttcatattaaaaattgataataaatattttgttttttcttttacaaaatttacaattcatatatattatcacatcatttcaaatgaaaattttcGAGAAGGTTTATAACCATCAGATGGAAGGACAAATACTGGATTGGTACATTCTGGTCAAAGgattgccagagggctcgcgagtgcgttgccggccttttaagaatttgtacactcttttcttgaaggaccctaagtcataGGATAAGTAACGATTGAATTCTAATTTCAACCTCTAGATCAACGTGATTTTAAGTGTCTACCTAACAATTAAAGAGAAATCTATGGAATTAGAAATAAACTTGCAAAAAGAAACTTACCTCTTCGTTTAGCCAGTACTGTGTAAACCGCCGACACACAATCAGCTGGTGCTTGCACTTCCACAAACAAATAGGGCTCCATCAAACGCGGTGTTGCCATTAAGAAAGCCGAATATGCCACCTAAAGAGGAAAAACATCTAAACATTATTACAAAGTTCCCtttgtattaaaagtaattgttgTGAATCTTTATTCTGTACTGGGACTAGCCACTATCTGTCCCTAACTTATAACATACAGACATACATTGTTCAACATTttccttaaattttaatatcactaATAGATAGGAGTTGATGATTGATTGATGTTCTGGGCcttaaatttctgtatctgtttcatgataatttgtcaatgtaatacaaactcactcactcacttcACCAATTGAGAGtgacgatattttataataaatttaatatattagttattatgattaattccATGTTGATAATGCCGCGAAAAACGTCTTACCCGTCTAGCTGTAGGTATTATCTGTCCTCCACCACGATGTAAGGGCTCTTGGGCGATCACCGCATccagaattttaaatttcacattcCGTATTGGCTCTTCACATAATGGACCTTCCCTGGTACCCCATTGAAAACCTAAAAAGTATATGTTCTTTActcagatttttaattccgtagaattctgacagctgtcattttttgacatatcaGAGATGGTAAACCTTTTTGGTCGGGCACAATTTTTCCATTTGTCTATACTCTGTACATACAGTTAatttgttagtgaatgtataatatcatttaattaagtgCGTTGCTCcacattaaaagttatttaacgGCGAGTGATAATTACGTTCCTTTTCAtaacaaacagtaaaaaacgcacatttatttttttaaaaggttgACTAAACTTGGAGTTAATAGGCAGTGATGCcagctaaataataaaataaagtaataacagttaatttgatgtatttttcgtgattttgaaatatttgttacttttatataagctTACTTgagaaagtaaatatttaaatttacctttttgtaggttaaaaacataattaattgtttagaaGGCAGAGAAGACAGATGTAATGTAGCTAATATTAAAGTACCTTGAACAATGCTATCCTTGACGGAGGCCAGCAAATGTTTGTCAACCTCTGATGGTAGCGTATCATCGACCAATATATTTGGACCCGTGGAATCTGGTCCGAACGCCCAAATTGAACGAGCGGCTAGCAAATCCCAGTCGTATCTGAAATgacgttaataataataataataatagaaatgacGTTAGTAAAGTTAAATAGTCCCAATGTTTAGCATGTTTaactcattttatttacagttatttTTGTGTGTACTTTTCGTATGTACACGCGTCAGTAGTTATACTACTTTGGcgtaagataaaaatctttacaaaaattgtagtctatttgtataaaaaatgacactaacaataaaaaaatgtttaattgaatttttttttatcacgcatctagttaaataaagtttatttaaatatcacgaAAAAGTAAAATGTTGATTATATCTAAGTTCaaggtgtcggttttttgtgacggtgtgcgcgcgcaaaacattaaacacttttcataaaaaaaatacattaaatttaccctgacgcgccaaaagaagtataacttcaaaattaCAGACCCGtacataagaataatatttactagtTATGTACATCTGTCTCGCGAAAGAGTTTGTAGGCAAAAGACACTTTTCTATGGAGATAGGGATAAtcattgatataaaaaaatagtttatttctaattagtCCTGTTTATCGCTTTTGGTCACATTGTGATTACGTCTTGAATTGAGTACTTTTGAGTACAATTGCGCACTTTATTCAGCGACAATTTAGCACTTTAGACAGACAGACAAATAATTGATACAGATTCATCGACTGACAATCTTTATGACTAACAAAACTAATATGTCAAATTTCaaacacaaagaaaaatagcatattaaaaaaaaagctattaaatTCTGAATCCTACTCACTTGGTCTGGAAGAACTCTCCCAATCTCTTCCTGTCCCACGTGACACAAACAGCTCCAGCCTCGATATCTTCAGCTAATCCTCGTTCCAAGGGTTCAGCTATCATTGTCAGTTTGTTTCTCTTATTCGGTGTCTCCGCGAAACATTTGAGGGAAGATGTTTCCACTACCGTCTCACAAAATGATACCACCGGATCAGCCactgaaatatatttccaattataattgtatgtttGTGAACCAATCACACCTTAATATTGTGTTTAGTTTTGTCtagtattattgaatttatgtCACAACatatttaatctttatataattctactgtcTGCCACtaaactcctcttaaacggccGGAcggattttaatgaattttttggATGCGTTTGGGTGGTTTAGATTCAATCAATCGAAATTTGTGAAAACACAGTGACAAAAGCAGTATAACACTTTCAAGAGGCAACATtaataactatgtatttatataaataaaatgagaatAAATCAAAGCtgatctatttataaatacggTTAaggttacaattttttaaacatttaaatcctcgattctattatttatatattaaatttgtgaatattttataaacgtcaaatgaaaaaataacctTTAATGTCAATCTCCGAGTACATATTCCTAAGATCATGCATAACACAGTCCAGATATAGTTCACCGGTTCCCAGTATAACATGTTCACCGCTCTCTTCCACTCTTGTTGAAAGCACTGGGTAAGATTTGTTCAcctaaaaatagtttttgaagagtccaaaaaaatcattacaaataatataaaagcaataatatAAGAGCATCCAAATAATTAGCACGAtattaaacgtaaaataatttctttgtcactgcttgtggcggcgtccatgcatCGGGCTGTCTCTCCCAcaaaaatatggcgagggggccgaagGCTGACcctgcgtcatactcgtgtaCGGGTACTACTTGTGGTGACAGGTTggacttgaattcgtgttaTTTCGACGCGTGTTATTCctacgagaatgtaagtgcgtgctcctatttcaccatgtcTACTGTTGATAGAGTGCAAATCTTAGTCTTTTtccgttaatatattttttgtttaatattatagttaattacttaaatatatcacgtggaacatggtgtaatggttgcagcttcttacaaacattgtgtaaaacaatacttggcgattaaaaagagtggtgaagagtttattgctatttcttcttttctgttctacacccttgatttgagaaatgGCATCATACAAATGACAATTTTTCGTTACATTGTGAATTTTTACACATAATATTGGAGGAAATCAGTCATGAATgcacagatatatttttataaaataatcgtaATAACTTACTTTTCTCAATCCATCAAGCATCTTCGGCAGCTCCGAAGGGTTGACAGGTTCCACGGCTAT belongs to Pieris rapae chromosome 2, ilPieRapa1.1, whole genome shotgun sequence and includes:
- the LOC110991841 gene encoding tRNA N(3)-methylcytidine methyltransferase METTL6 isoform X2 — its product is METDEHISPNGDVFHHRLKQLTDEDIKRLESQNTRIIHEAKAAKLDKEAKRHWDIFYKRNETKFFRDRHWTTREFQELINFDSEQQIIYLELGCGVGNMIFPLLEEGFSNFYFYACDFSPRAIDFVKSNKLYNECRVKAFCADLTTDDLFENISENVADIASLIFVLSAINPSMWAQVARVAYKALKPGGVLLFRDYGRYDMAQLRFKPGHKISENFYMRQDGTRSYYFTEEELADLFTQAGFEILSNTYVQRRTVNFKEGIDVPRIFVQGKYKKPESKEAD
- the LOC110991841 gene encoding tRNA N(3)-methylcytidine methyltransferase METTL6 isoform X3, giving the protein METDEHISPNGDVFHHRLKQLTDEDIKRLESQNTRIIHEAKAAKLDKEAKRHWDIFYKRNETKFFRDRHWTTREFQELINFDSEQQIIYLELGCGVGNMIFPLLEEGFSNFYFYACDFSPRAIDFVKSNKLYNECRVKAFCADLTTDDLFENISENVADIASLIFVLSAINPSMWAQVARVAYKALKPGGVLLFRDYGRYDMAQLRFKPGHKISENFYMRQDGTRSYYFTEEELADLFTQAGFEILSNTYVQRRTVNFKEGIDVPRIFVQGKYKKPESKAD
- the LOC110991841 gene encoding tRNA N(3)-methylcytidine methyltransferase METTL6 isoform X1 yields the protein METDEHISPNGDVFHHRLKQLTDEDIKRLESQNTRIIHEAKAAKLDKEAKRHWDIFYKRNETKFFRDRHWTTREFQELINFDSEQQIIYLELGCGVGNMIFPLLEEGFSNFYFYACDFSPRAIDFVKSNKLYNECRVKAFCADLTTDDLFENISENVADIASLIFVLSAINPSMWAQVARVAYKALKPGGVLLFRDYGRYDMAQLRFKPGHKISENFYMRQDGTRSYYFTEEELADLFTQAGFEILSNTYVQRRTVNFKEGIDVPRIFVQGKYKKPESKGDYF